From Nymphaea colorata isolate Beijing-Zhang1983 chromosome 6, ASM883128v2, whole genome shotgun sequence, a single genomic window includes:
- the LOC116256013 gene encoding ATP-dependent zinc metalloprotease FTSH 7, chloroplastic-like isoform X1, which translates to MSTIGSVQSANPSSWAKQFRKSGLSLELSRSRVLPSARRVPAPARCRGNLRCLSPVLLSKQIRISRVGDGVDVWGRFLIGPRWRGGTSAQANGGKDGDSTAAAGEKKDGKLGLKKAPAGGNDSKGEDKPVSSSRREKQGRSAWWRGRRWEWRPLIQAQEIGILLLQLGIVMFIMRLLRPGIPLPGSEPRVPTSHVSVPFSEFLSRINNNLVQKVEVDGVHIMFRLKSDAAAPEGEVDSRVRDTEALVRMVSPTKRIVYTTTRPSDIKTPYDKMLENDVEFGSPDKRSGGFFNSAMIAVFYVALLAGLLHRFPMNFSQQTAGQIRNRKTGGPGGAKVSDQGDTVTFADVAGVDEAKEELEEIVEFLRNPDRYIRLGARPPRGVLLVGLPGTGKTLLAKAVAGEAEVPFFSCSASEFVELYVGMGASRVRDLFARAKKEAPSIIFIDEIDAVAKSRDGRFRIVSNDEREQTLNQLLTEMDGFDSNSAVIVLGATNRSDVLDPALRRPGRFDRVVLVETPDKIGREAILNVHVTKNELPLSDDVDLSEIATATTGFTGADLANLVNEAALLAGRLNKVVVEKIDFIKAVERLIAGIEKKHAKLQGNEKGVVARHEAGHAVVGTAVANLLLGQPRVEKLSILPRSGGALGFTYTPPNEDRYLLFIDELRGRLVTLLGGRAAEEVAFSGRVSTGALDDIRRATDMAYKAVAEYGLNQTIGPVSLATLSGGGLDDAGGAVPWARDQGHLVDLVQKEVKVLLQSALEVALSVVRANPSVVEGLGAQLEENEKVEGEELEQWLKLVVPPAELALFIKGSNQSLLPLPAESG; encoded by the exons ATGTCGACCATCGGATCCGTGCAATCCGCGAATCCGAGCAGTTGGGCGAAGCAATTCAGGAAATCAGGGCTCTCGTTGGAACTCAGCCGGTCGAGGGTCCTGCCATCCGCGCGGAGGGTTCCGGCTCCGGCAAGGTGTCGTGGAAATCTCCGGTGCTTGTCCCCGGTTTTACTTTCGAAGCAGATTAGGATCTCGAGGGTCGGAGATGGCGTGGATGTTTGGGGCAGGTTTCTCATCGGGCCGCGATGGAGAGGCGGAACGAGCGCCCAGGCAAACGGAGGAAAGGACGGTGACTCGACAGCCGCGGCTGGCGAGAAGAAAGACGGGAAGCTCGGGCTGAAGAAGGCACCGGCAGGAGGCAACGACAGCAAGGGCGAGGACAAGCCAGTGAGTTCGTCGCGGCGGGAAAAACAGGGGAGGAGCGCTTGGTGGCGGGGGCGGAGGTGGGAATGGCGGCCGTTGATTCAGGCCCAGGAGATCGGTATCTTGCTCTTACAGTTGGGAATTGTGATGTTCATCATGAGACTGCTTCGTCCCGGAATTCCTCTCCCGGGGTCGGAGCCGAGGGTTCCGACCTCGCATGTGAGCGTCCCGTTCAGTGAATTCCTTAGTAGGATCAACAACAACCTGGTGCAGAAGGTGGAGGTGGATGGAGTGCACATCATGTTCCGGTTGAAGTCCGACGCAGCAGCTCCTGAAGGAGAAGTCGATAGCAGGGTGAGAGATACTGAGGCCTTAGTCAGGATGGTATCCCCGACGAAGCGGATAGTGTACACCACCACTCGCCCAAGTGATATCAAGACGCCTTACGACAAGATGTTGGAAAATGATGTCGAATTCGGGTCGCCGGATAAGCGGTCGGGTGGATTCTTTAATTCTGCAATG ATTGCCGTCTTCTATGTTGCATTACTTGCAGGCCTGCTCCACCGTTTCCCAATGAACTTCTCCCAG CAGACAGCAGGCCAGATACGAAATCGTAAAACTGGGGGTCCTGGTGGGGCAAAAGTGTCAGACCAAGGGGATACAGTCACATTTGCTGATGTTGCTGGAGTTGACGAGGCAAAGGAAGAACTTGAGGAGATTGTG GAATTCTTGAGGAACCCGGACAGGTACATAAGGCTAGGTGCCAGACCTCCTCGTGGAGTTCTGTTG GTAGGCCTGCCTGGGACAGGCAAGACTTTGCTGGCAAAAGCTGTAGCTGGTGAAGCTGAAGTTCCGTTCTTCAGCTGTTCTGCAAGTGAGTTTGTGGAACTATATGTTGGCATGGGTGCATCTCGTGTGAGAGACCTTTTTGCAAGGGCAAAGAAAGAGGCACCGTCAATTATTTTCATAGATGAG ATTGATGCAGTGGCTAAGAGTCGTGATGGACGATTCCGTATCGTTAGTAATGATGAGCGTGAGCAGACACTGAACCAGTTGTTGACT GAAATGGATGGTTTTGATAGCAACTCAGCTGTGATTGTTCTTGGAGCGACAAATCGATCTGATGTCCTGGACCCTGCTCTTCGACGGCCTGGAAGATTTGATCGCGTAGTTTTG GTGGAAACTCCAGATAAAATTGGCAGAGAGGCCATTTTGAATGTTCATGTTACTAAAAATGAACTTCCTTTGAGCGATGACGTGGATTTGAGTGAAATTGCTACTGCAACCACTGGCTTCACTGG GGCTGATCTTGCAAACTTGGTAAATGAGGCTGCTTTATTAGCTGGGCGACTAAATAAAGTTGTTGTGGAAAAAATTGATTTCATCAAAGCTGTAGAACGGTTAATAGCT GGAATAGAGAAGAAACATGCAAAGTTGCAAGGAAATGAGAAGGGCGTTGTTGCAAGGCATGAAGCTGGCCATGCTGTTGTCGGTACTGCTGTCGCAAATTTGCTCCTAGGACAGCCTCGTGTTGAG AAACTGAGCATATTGCCCAGATCAGGGGGGGCATTGGGTTTTACTTACACTCCTCCAAATGAAGACCGCTACTTGCTCTTCATTGATGAGCTACGGGGCCGCTTAGTTACTCTTCTTGGAGGACGTGCTGCAGAAGAAGTTGCTTTCTCAGGTCGTGTCTCTACGGGTGCACTAGATGATATAAGACGTGCAACAGACATGGCGTATAAAGCAGTCGCAGAATATGGTCTAAACCAAACAATAGGTCCAGTTTCGCTGGCAACATTGTCTGGTGGTGGCCTCGATGATGCTGGAGGAGCTGTTCCTTGGGCAAGGGATCAG GGCCACTTGGTAGACCTTGTTCAAAAGGAGGTGAAAGTACTTCTGCAGTCTGCGTTGGAGGTTGCACTTTCTGTTGTGCGTGCTAATCCTAGTGTGGTAGAGGGACTTGGGGCCCAACTTGAAG
- the LOC116256013 gene encoding ATP-dependent zinc metalloprotease FTSH 7, chloroplastic-like isoform X2: MSTIGSVQSANPSSWAKQFRKSGLSLELSRSRVLPSARRVPAPARCRGNLRCLSPVLLSKQIRISRVGDGVDVWGRFLIGPRWRGGTSAQANGGKDGDSTAAAGEKKDGKLGLKKAPAGGNDSKGEDKPVSSSRREKQGRSAWWRGRRWEWRPLIQAQEIGILLLQLGIVMFIMRLLRPGIPLPGSEPRVPTSHVSVPFSEFLSRINNNLVQKVEVDGVHIMFRLKSDAAAPEGEVDSRVRDTEALVRMVSPTKRIVYTTTRPSDIKTPYDKMLENDVEFGSPDKRSGGFFNSAMIAVFYVALLAGLLHRFPMNFSQTAGQIRNRKTGGPGGAKVSDQGDTVTFADVAGVDEAKEELEEIVEFLRNPDRYIRLGARPPRGVLLVGLPGTGKTLLAKAVAGEAEVPFFSCSASEFVELYVGMGASRVRDLFARAKKEAPSIIFIDEIDAVAKSRDGRFRIVSNDEREQTLNQLLTEMDGFDSNSAVIVLGATNRSDVLDPALRRPGRFDRVVLVETPDKIGREAILNVHVTKNELPLSDDVDLSEIATATTGFTGADLANLVNEAALLAGRLNKVVVEKIDFIKAVERLIAGIEKKHAKLQGNEKGVVARHEAGHAVVGTAVANLLLGQPRVEKLSILPRSGGALGFTYTPPNEDRYLLFIDELRGRLVTLLGGRAAEEVAFSGRVSTGALDDIRRATDMAYKAVAEYGLNQTIGPVSLATLSGGGLDDAGGAVPWARDQGHLVDLVQKEVKVLLQSALEVALSVVRANPSVVEGLGAQLEENEKVEGEELEQWLKLVVPPAELALFIKGSNQSLLPLPAESG, encoded by the exons ATGTCGACCATCGGATCCGTGCAATCCGCGAATCCGAGCAGTTGGGCGAAGCAATTCAGGAAATCAGGGCTCTCGTTGGAACTCAGCCGGTCGAGGGTCCTGCCATCCGCGCGGAGGGTTCCGGCTCCGGCAAGGTGTCGTGGAAATCTCCGGTGCTTGTCCCCGGTTTTACTTTCGAAGCAGATTAGGATCTCGAGGGTCGGAGATGGCGTGGATGTTTGGGGCAGGTTTCTCATCGGGCCGCGATGGAGAGGCGGAACGAGCGCCCAGGCAAACGGAGGAAAGGACGGTGACTCGACAGCCGCGGCTGGCGAGAAGAAAGACGGGAAGCTCGGGCTGAAGAAGGCACCGGCAGGAGGCAACGACAGCAAGGGCGAGGACAAGCCAGTGAGTTCGTCGCGGCGGGAAAAACAGGGGAGGAGCGCTTGGTGGCGGGGGCGGAGGTGGGAATGGCGGCCGTTGATTCAGGCCCAGGAGATCGGTATCTTGCTCTTACAGTTGGGAATTGTGATGTTCATCATGAGACTGCTTCGTCCCGGAATTCCTCTCCCGGGGTCGGAGCCGAGGGTTCCGACCTCGCATGTGAGCGTCCCGTTCAGTGAATTCCTTAGTAGGATCAACAACAACCTGGTGCAGAAGGTGGAGGTGGATGGAGTGCACATCATGTTCCGGTTGAAGTCCGACGCAGCAGCTCCTGAAGGAGAAGTCGATAGCAGGGTGAGAGATACTGAGGCCTTAGTCAGGATGGTATCCCCGACGAAGCGGATAGTGTACACCACCACTCGCCCAAGTGATATCAAGACGCCTTACGACAAGATGTTGGAAAATGATGTCGAATTCGGGTCGCCGGATAAGCGGTCGGGTGGATTCTTTAATTCTGCAATG ATTGCCGTCTTCTATGTTGCATTACTTGCAGGCCTGCTCCACCGTTTCCCAATGAACTTCTCCCAG ACAGCAGGCCAGATACGAAATCGTAAAACTGGGGGTCCTGGTGGGGCAAAAGTGTCAGACCAAGGGGATACAGTCACATTTGCTGATGTTGCTGGAGTTGACGAGGCAAAGGAAGAACTTGAGGAGATTGTG GAATTCTTGAGGAACCCGGACAGGTACATAAGGCTAGGTGCCAGACCTCCTCGTGGAGTTCTGTTG GTAGGCCTGCCTGGGACAGGCAAGACTTTGCTGGCAAAAGCTGTAGCTGGTGAAGCTGAAGTTCCGTTCTTCAGCTGTTCTGCAAGTGAGTTTGTGGAACTATATGTTGGCATGGGTGCATCTCGTGTGAGAGACCTTTTTGCAAGGGCAAAGAAAGAGGCACCGTCAATTATTTTCATAGATGAG ATTGATGCAGTGGCTAAGAGTCGTGATGGACGATTCCGTATCGTTAGTAATGATGAGCGTGAGCAGACACTGAACCAGTTGTTGACT GAAATGGATGGTTTTGATAGCAACTCAGCTGTGATTGTTCTTGGAGCGACAAATCGATCTGATGTCCTGGACCCTGCTCTTCGACGGCCTGGAAGATTTGATCGCGTAGTTTTG GTGGAAACTCCAGATAAAATTGGCAGAGAGGCCATTTTGAATGTTCATGTTACTAAAAATGAACTTCCTTTGAGCGATGACGTGGATTTGAGTGAAATTGCTACTGCAACCACTGGCTTCACTGG GGCTGATCTTGCAAACTTGGTAAATGAGGCTGCTTTATTAGCTGGGCGACTAAATAAAGTTGTTGTGGAAAAAATTGATTTCATCAAAGCTGTAGAACGGTTAATAGCT GGAATAGAGAAGAAACATGCAAAGTTGCAAGGAAATGAGAAGGGCGTTGTTGCAAGGCATGAAGCTGGCCATGCTGTTGTCGGTACTGCTGTCGCAAATTTGCTCCTAGGACAGCCTCGTGTTGAG AAACTGAGCATATTGCCCAGATCAGGGGGGGCATTGGGTTTTACTTACACTCCTCCAAATGAAGACCGCTACTTGCTCTTCATTGATGAGCTACGGGGCCGCTTAGTTACTCTTCTTGGAGGACGTGCTGCAGAAGAAGTTGCTTTCTCAGGTCGTGTCTCTACGGGTGCACTAGATGATATAAGACGTGCAACAGACATGGCGTATAAAGCAGTCGCAGAATATGGTCTAAACCAAACAATAGGTCCAGTTTCGCTGGCAACATTGTCTGGTGGTGGCCTCGATGATGCTGGAGGAGCTGTTCCTTGGGCAAGGGATCAG GGCCACTTGGTAGACCTTGTTCAAAAGGAGGTGAAAGTACTTCTGCAGTCTGCGTTGGAGGTTGCACTTTCTGTTGTGCGTGCTAATCCTAGTGTGGTAGAGGGACTTGGGGCCCAACTTGAAG